Proteins encoded by one window of Lathyrus oleraceus cultivar Zhongwan6 chromosome 1, CAAS_Psat_ZW6_1.0, whole genome shotgun sequence:
- the LOC127096747 gene encoding uncharacterized protein LOC127096747, whose product MLTKNNYDNWNIKMNALLGAQDVWDIVEKYFKEQDEVVLSQGVKETLKESRKRDKKAFFLIYQSVDKDTIEKISNAMTAKETWDKLQTCNKGVEQVKRIRLQTLRGDSQRLFMEEPKSISDYFSQVLAVVNQLKRNGEDVDEVKVVEKILHTLNPSFDFIVTNTEENKDLKTMTIKQLMGSLQAYEEKQNIKIKQKEAMEQLLQLNVKEENYVNYKSQKGRGHDQDGGHGRGHGGEGRDGHKNSSNNFNNGERSLNP is encoded by the coding sequence ATGCTCACAAAGAACAACTATGACAATTGGAATATCAAGATGAATGCGCTACTAGGAGCTCAAGATGTGTGGGATATCGTTGAGAAATACTTCAAGGAGCAAGATGAAGTCGTACTAAGTCAAGGTGTAAAGGAGACATTGAAGGAGTCAAGAAAGAGAGACAAGAAAGCTTTTTTCCTTATTTATCAATCGGTGGATAAAGATACAATTGAAAAGATCTCCAACGCAATGACGGCCAAAGAAACATGGGACAAGCTTCAAACTTGCAACAAAGGAGTGGAGCAAGTGAAAAGGATTCGTCTTCAAACTCTTAGAGGTGACTCTCAACGTTTATTTATGGAAGAGCCCAAGTCAATTTCTGATTACTTTTCTCAAGTATTGGCAGTAGTCAATCAACTTAAAAGAAATGGTGAAGATGTTGATGAGGTGAAAGTTGTGGAGAAAATACTTCACACTTTAAATCCAAGTTTTGACTTCATTGTTACCAACACTGAAGAAAACAAGGATTTAAAAACCATGACTATTAAGCAACTCATGGGTTCCTTACAAGCATACGAAGaaaaacaaaatataaaaattaaaCAAAAGGAGGCTATGGAACAACTACTACAACTCAACGTAAAGGAAGAAAATTATGTGAATTACAAGAGCCAAAAAGGACGAGGTCATGACCAAGATGGTGGACATGGTCGAGGACATGGAGGAGAAGGAAGAGACGGTCACAAAAACTCCTCCAACAACTTCAACAATGGAGAAAGAAGTTT